The following proteins are encoded in a genomic region of Streptomyces collinus Tu 365:
- a CDS encoding ABC transporter substrate-binding protein — MLKRTLTASIVTVLALGAATACSGNSGSSGSSGSAGTPTVKLMVGGIDKQIYLPYQLAQSLGFYEKYGVKVELSTEQNGGVGAEEAMASGQVDMAGAWYNHTIEFQAKGKAVEDVVQLSGAPGEREMCTAKSGVRSAADFKGKTLGVTDLGSGTDTLTQFMAAKKGVKTNQFHRLAVGAGSTAVAALQNGKADCVMTTEPTVSAVEKKGVGTSAIDLATTDGAKAALGGAFPAASVLARTDWVNSHKDAVQKVVDALVATMHWINTHSAADIANKLPASFVQNQLVTKADYIKALNEDKGQFLPDGIMPAGGPKTALATEQMVGTVTSSVDLSKTFTNEFAVNADKKEGLTTTTTPAGANG; from the coding sequence ATGCTCAAGAGAACCCTCACCGCATCGATCGTCACCGTCCTCGCCCTCGGCGCCGCCACCGCGTGTTCCGGCAACTCCGGCAGCTCCGGGTCGTCCGGCTCCGCCGGCACCCCGACCGTCAAGCTCATGGTCGGCGGCATCGACAAGCAGATCTACCTGCCCTACCAGCTCGCCCAGAGCCTCGGCTTCTACGAGAAGTACGGCGTCAAGGTCGAGCTGAGCACCGAGCAGAACGGCGGCGTCGGCGCAGAGGAGGCCATGGCCTCGGGGCAGGTGGACATGGCCGGCGCCTGGTACAACCACACGATCGAGTTCCAGGCGAAGGGCAAGGCGGTCGAGGACGTCGTTCAGCTGTCCGGCGCTCCCGGCGAGCGGGAGATGTGCACCGCGAAGAGCGGCGTGCGGTCGGCCGCCGACTTCAAGGGCAAGACGCTCGGCGTCACCGATCTGGGCTCGGGCACCGATACCCTCACCCAGTTCATGGCGGCGAAGAAGGGCGTCAAGACCAACCAGTTCCACCGGCTCGCGGTCGGTGCGGGCTCCACGGCCGTCGCCGCGCTGCAGAACGGCAAGGCCGACTGCGTCATGACGACGGAGCCGACGGTCTCCGCGGTCGAGAAGAAGGGCGTGGGCACCTCCGCGATCGACCTGGCCACCACGGACGGCGCCAAGGCGGCGCTGGGCGGTGCGTTCCCGGCCGCGAGCGTCCTGGCCCGCACCGACTGGGTGAACTCGCACAAGGACGCCGTGCAGAAGGTCGTCGACGCACTCGTGGCGACCATGCACTGGATCAACACGCACAGCGCGGCCGACATCGCCAACAAGCTGCCGGCGTCGTTCGTGCAGAACCAACTGGTCACCAAGGCCGACTACATCAAGGCCCTGAACGAGGACAAGGGCCAGTTCCTGCCGGACGGGATCATGCCGGCCGGTGGCCCGAAGACCGCACTGGCCACCGAGCAGATGGTCGGGACCGTGACCTCCTCGGTGGACCTCAGCAAGACGTTCACCAACGAGTTCGCCGTCAATGCCGACAAGAAGGAGGGCCTCACCACCACCACGACCCCTGCCGGGGCCAACGGCTGA
- a CDS encoding ABC transporter permease produces MSASTVSTTPVTDGGESPAVTAAQRAARRRVALVWAGRIGLAVLVIGGWQAFTTWGLVDPFFFGQPSGIWQRLIDLFEHGTQFGSFYENIWTTIQEALVGFVVGSLTGVVLGIALGQSRYLSDVLGPYIKMVNAIPRIVLGSIFIVAFGIGVTPKILLAAVLVFFIVFFNAFQGVREVDRNVLANVRVLGASQTQIIRHVVLPSALTWIIASLHSAFGFAIVGALVGEVLGAQSGLGLVIKTAQNNFDPNGVFATMLVIAVIVLGAEWLIGKLEHRLLSWRPPSASETNVL; encoded by the coding sequence ATGAGTGCGTCCACCGTTTCCACCACCCCTGTCACCGACGGCGGGGAAAGCCCGGCCGTGACCGCCGCGCAGCGCGCCGCCAGGCGACGCGTCGCCCTGGTGTGGGCCGGCCGTATCGGTCTCGCGGTCCTCGTGATCGGCGGCTGGCAGGCGTTCACCACGTGGGGCCTCGTCGACCCGTTCTTCTTCGGACAGCCGTCGGGCATCTGGCAGCGGCTGATCGACCTCTTCGAGCACGGCACCCAGTTCGGCTCCTTCTACGAGAACATCTGGACCACCATCCAGGAGGCGCTCGTCGGCTTCGTCGTGGGATCCCTTACCGGTGTCGTCCTCGGCATCGCGCTCGGGCAGAGCCGCTACCTCTCCGACGTGCTCGGTCCCTACATCAAGATGGTCAACGCGATCCCGCGTATCGTCCTCGGCTCGATCTTCATCGTCGCCTTCGGTATCGGCGTGACCCCGAAGATCCTGCTCGCCGCGGTGCTGGTGTTCTTCATCGTCTTCTTCAACGCCTTCCAGGGTGTACGCGAGGTCGACCGAAACGTTCTCGCCAACGTCAGGGTGCTCGGCGCCTCCCAGACGCAGATCATCCGCCACGTCGTCCTACCCTCCGCGCTGACCTGGATCATCGCCAGCCTGCACAGCGCCTTCGGCTTCGCCATCGTCGGCGCGCTCGTCGGCGAGGTGCTCGGCGCGCAGAGCGGCCTGGGCCTGGTCATCAAGACCGCGCAGAACAACTTCGATCCCAACGGCGTGTTCGCCACGATGCTCGTCATCGCGGTGATCGTGCTCGGCGCGGAGTGGCTGATCGGCAAACTCGAACACCGGCTGCTCTCCTGGCGCCCCCCGTCCGCCTCCGAGACGAACGTCCTGTGA